The Akkermansia sp. N21116 genome includes a region encoding these proteins:
- a CDS encoding right-handed parallel beta-helix repeat-containing protein — MNLRLTHFAPMLLAGFAFLPLYAAEYHVSPQGSDNHAGTKENPFKTITAAAQKAVPGDVISVHAGTYRETVNPPRGGLSPENRITYQAAPGERPVIKGSEIVKGWIQTDVPNVWNIKLPHSFFGKHMHPFRELIEGDWFSNQGRNHHTGAIFVNGKALFEMDTREKVLNPKPFPGAVYQQDSLRTWFVESDDDGVTLWINTQGENPNEALTEITTRSSCFYPENEGVNYITLQGFEICQAATQWAAPTAHQVGMVSTNWNKGWIIENNIIHDSRCNGITLGKDAATGHNLECTQKDKNGTIHYIEVIFRVLRKGWNREDIGSHIVRNNTIYNCEQTGICGSMGCAFSTIEGNHIYDIWTQRQFSGAEIAGIKFHGAIDVTLAGNHIHQTGRGIWLDWMAQGVRVTRNLLYKNDQQDLFLEVDHGPGMIDNNIMLSPQNLLCDSEGYAFVHNFFGGFLRIFPDHSRFTPYHLNHSTDIKGLEIIRAGDDRYYYNIFAPLHGQKTTGLEALAQYPYPSRISGNLYFADLKPAPGETDAIETTLPAKDIKLAFDEKNTLRAISLPWNQNISLKQLPPVTTQLLGRTHIAKCLYENPDGSPMTIDHDFQRASRNAPSCIPGPWSSLPMKAPMEIQSQPAP, encoded by the coding sequence ATGAACCTCCGACTTACTCACTTTGCCCCCATGCTTTTGGCGGGATTCGCGTTCCTTCCCCTGTACGCGGCGGAATACCATGTCTCCCCACAAGGGAGCGACAACCACGCGGGCACAAAGGAAAACCCTTTCAAGACCATCACCGCCGCCGCGCAAAAAGCCGTCCCCGGTGACGTCATCTCCGTACATGCAGGCACCTACCGGGAAACTGTCAACCCGCCCCGTGGCGGTCTCTCTCCGGAAAACAGGATCACCTACCAGGCCGCTCCCGGCGAACGTCCCGTCATCAAGGGTTCAGAGATCGTCAAGGGATGGATTCAAACCGATGTTCCCAATGTCTGGAACATCAAACTCCCCCATTCCTTTTTCGGTAAACACATGCACCCGTTCCGGGAATTGATCGAAGGAGACTGGTTTTCCAACCAGGGACGCAACCATCACACAGGAGCCATTTTTGTGAATGGCAAGGCTCTTTTTGAAATGGACACCCGAGAGAAAGTGCTGAATCCCAAGCCCTTTCCCGGAGCCGTTTATCAGCAGGACTCCTTGAGGACATGGTTCGTCGAATCGGATGACGATGGTGTTACTCTCTGGATCAACACCCAAGGGGAAAATCCCAATGAAGCCCTTACGGAAATCACGACGCGTTCCTCCTGTTTTTATCCAGAGAATGAAGGCGTCAACTACATCACTCTTCAAGGTTTTGAAATCTGCCAGGCTGCCACCCAGTGGGCAGCCCCCACCGCCCACCAGGTCGGTATGGTCTCGACCAACTGGAACAAGGGATGGATCATAGAAAACAATATCATCCACGATTCCCGTTGCAATGGTATCACTCTCGGCAAGGATGCAGCTACCGGTCATAATCTTGAGTGTACTCAAAAGGATAAAAACGGGACAATTCATTACATAGAAGTCATTTTCAGAGTCCTCCGCAAGGGCTGGAACAGGGAGGATATCGGCTCCCACATCGTCCGTAACAACACGATCTACAACTGCGAACAAACCGGCATCTGCGGAAGCATGGGCTGTGCCTTCAGCACGATCGAAGGAAACCACATCTATGACATCTGGACCCAAAGGCAATTCTCCGGTGCAGAAATCGCCGGCATCAAATTCCATGGAGCCATCGACGTAACCCTGGCCGGCAACCACATCCATCAGACAGGCCGGGGAATCTGGCTGGACTGGATGGCACAGGGGGTTCGCGTAACTCGCAATCTCCTGTACAAAAACGATCAGCAGGATCTCTTTCTGGAAGTGGATCACGGCCCCGGCATGATTGACAACAACATTATGCTTTCCCCGCAAAACCTTCTCTGCGACTCGGAAGGATATGCCTTTGTCCACAATTTCTTCGGCGGTTTTCTCCGTATCTTTCCAGACCATTCCCGCTTCACACCCTACCACCTCAACCACTCAACGGACATCAAGGGGCTGGAAATCATCCGGGCTGGAGACGACCGGTATTACTACAACATCTTCGCACCCCTGCATGGGCAAAAAACAACGGGGCTGGAAGCACTTGCACAATATCCCTACCCCTCCCGGATCAGTGGCAATCTCTATTTTGCCGATCTCAAACCAGCACCCGGAGAAACGGATGCCATCGAAACCACTCTTCCGGCAAAAGACATCAAACTCGCATTCGATGAAAAGAACACGCTGCGTGCCATCTCACTTCCGTGGAATCAAAACATTTCCCTGAAACAGCTTCCCCCTGTCACCACACAATTGTTGGGAAGAACCCACATCGCCAAATGTCTGTACGAAAATCCGGATGGCTCCCCCATGACGATCGACCATGAT
- a CDS encoding right-handed parallel beta-helix repeat-containing protein — protein sequence MPNIFPAKLKKSSYFIMHIIPIPFTRILLTGFAFLPLYAAEYHVSPQGNDSHAGTKEAPFQTIAAAAQKAVPGDVISVHAGTYRETVNPPRGGLSPENRITYQAAPGERPVIKGSEIVKGWVKSDTPNVWSLRLPHSWFGKHNHPFREQVEGDWLVKNGRNHHTGMIFLNGRSLFEMDTKAKVLKPRPIGSAVYKDDSLKVWFVEQDDEGVTLWINTQGADPNQETTEITTRSTCFYPENEGVNYITLKGFEICQAATQWAAPTAHQIGMVSTHWNKGWIIEDNIIHDSRCNGITLGKEAATGHNPATTQRDKDGSVHYIEVIFNVLRKGWNKQNIGSHLVRNNTIYNCEQTGICGSMGCAFSEVTGNHVYNIWVQRLFAGYEMAGIKFHGAIDTTLSNNHIHQAGRGIWLDWMAQGVYVTGNTLYDNDQDDLYIEVSHGPGLIDNNIMLSRKNIYYHSQGYAFAHNFFGGFLDIRPEPHARFTPYQLNHSTEIMGLDRIKSGDDRYYYNIFAPLQGQKSTGLEALAHYPFPSKICGNLYFAGLKPAPGETEAVETSLKQEDIKRQSDEKGKLLSLTLPWDKAISLKKLLPVTTSLLGKNRMTKCPYELPDGSPIVIDYDFAGNTRKNDSCVPGPLADLPVRTHPLPIRP from the coding sequence ATGCCGAACATTTTTCCGGCAAAACTTAAAAAGAGCAGTTACTTCATCATGCACATTATCCCCATTCCTTTTACCCGGATTCTTCTGACGGGATTCGCGTTTCTGCCCCTGTACGCGGCAGAATACCACGTCTCCCCACAGGGAAACGACAGCCACGCAGGGACAAAGGAAGCCCCCTTCCAGACTATCGCCGCCGCCGCGCAAAAAGCCGTCCCCGGTGACGTCATCTCCGTACATGCGGGCACCTACCGGGAAACCGTCAATCCGCCCCGTGGCGGTCTCTCGCCGGAAAACAGAATCACCTACCAGGCCGCTCCCGGCGAACGGCCCGTCATCAAGGGATCGGAAATCGTCAAGGGCTGGGTCAAGTCGGACACGCCCAACGTCTGGAGCCTGCGCCTGCCCCACTCCTGGTTCGGCAAGCATAATCATCCCTTCCGGGAACAGGTGGAAGGGGACTGGCTTGTCAAGAACGGCCGAAACCACCATACGGGAATGATTTTCCTGAACGGTAGGAGCCTCTTTGAGATGGATACGAAGGCCAAGGTTCTCAAGCCCCGGCCTATCGGCAGCGCTGTGTACAAGGATGATTCCCTGAAGGTCTGGTTTGTGGAACAGGATGACGAAGGCGTCACCTTGTGGATCAACACGCAGGGAGCCGACCCCAACCAGGAAACCACGGAGATCACCACACGCTCCACCTGCTTCTACCCGGAAAACGAGGGTGTCAACTACATCACTCTCAAGGGCTTTGAAATCTGCCAGGCAGCCACCCAGTGGGCCGCGCCCACCGCTCATCAGATAGGCATGGTCTCCACCCACTGGAACAAGGGCTGGATCATTGAAGACAACATTATCCACGACTCCCGCTGCAATGGCATCACGTTGGGCAAGGAAGCGGCGACCGGGCATAATCCTGCCACGACTCAACGAGACAAGGACGGAAGCGTCCACTACATAGAAGTCATTTTCAATGTCCTCCGCAAAGGCTGGAACAAGCAGAACATAGGCTCCCACCTCGTCCGCAATAATACGATCTACAACTGCGAGCAGACCGGCATCTGCGGCAGCATGGGCTGTGCTTTCAGTGAAGTCACGGGCAACCACGTTTACAACATCTGGGTACAGCGGCTCTTCGCCGGATATGAAATGGCCGGTATCAAATTTCATGGAGCCATAGACACCACCCTGTCAAACAATCATATCCACCAGGCAGGACGCGGCATCTGGCTGGACTGGATGGCCCAGGGCGTGTACGTCACAGGAAACACCCTGTACGACAACGATCAGGATGATCTTTACATAGAGGTCAGCCATGGACCGGGGCTCATAGACAACAACATCATGCTGTCCCGGAAAAATATATATTATCACTCTCAAGGCTACGCGTTCGCACACAATTTCTTTGGCGGTTTTCTAGACATCCGCCCGGAACCTCATGCCCGTTTCACCCCCTATCAGTTGAATCACTCGACGGAAATCATGGGACTGGATCGCATAAAATCCGGAGACGACAGATATTATTATAATATATTCGCTCCCCTCCAGGGACAGAAATCAACCGGACTGGAAGCTCTCGCCCATTACCCTTTCCCTTCGAAAATTTGCGGCAACCTTTATTTTGCAGGACTCAAACCGGCTCCCGGAGAAACGGAAGCTGTAGAAACATCCCTTAAGCAGGAAGACATCAAACGTCAGTCTGATGAAAAAGGAAAACTTCTCTCTCTGACATTGCCCTGGGATAAAGCCATTTCCCTGAAAAAGCTTCTGCCCGTCACCACCTCCCTTCTGGGCAAAAACCGCATGACAAAATGCCCTTATGAATTGCCGGACGGTTCTCCCATTGTCATTGACTACGATTTTGCAGGCAATACCAGAAAGAACGATTCCTGTGTCCCAGGCCCATTGGCCGATCTTCCGGTCAGAACACACCCCCTGCCCATCCGGCCATAA
- a CDS encoding glycoside hydrolase family 38 C-terminal domain-containing protein translates to MKNFILPFFMAVSVFCVSAAEEAPEESLECKITNFYKYRDDHKPGREILVTYKGKTPLQNGSLEISVNGKQESLPVKNNGEAALSVLLPENVGLSEDARVKIDLIRENNRTLSKEIVVPKLRYWNVYIYPHSHVDIGYTNTQDNVEIIHKRNLEYAMQLAEKTKDYPDGARFVWNPEVTWPIERYLATEPREKGEKLLQAIARGQISVDAGYVNTNTSAANEEELLELFRYGKTLEKQTGKKVETMVQVDIPGVSWGVVPAAAHMGIKYCLALFNGSDRTGLAHEINFHPFWWESADGKSKILFLQPGDYTPGAKIKGHMFWPKMAGQTDPEKLLRFVQTDNPRANFIDSYLDKKLPELEKTDTYPYDIFPMTWCIADNTPVDFDLPEAVKSWNAEYAYPKLRICTGTDIMQAFAKKYGDRIPVMKGDFTEYWTDGLGSHAAYPGRNREVKERLLQGETLWSMLNPGKPVSRKTVEEIWRNIILGTEHTWAYMRPEQQPICDEILNKKLDYFRNAEKLCTLWLDSIVSGIRRPSDTICVFNTLSWKRSGLVKLSPEVCGGHTSVVNEETGEQVLCQKLSSGELAFLAENIPPLGAKKFRLENQQEQTVPPVKNAAPVLDNGSVVVKLNPATGDVDSLVHEGQEFADKQAKTAINSFRYLKGADSSDKAIKDHHIKITAREQGPLINTLLIESQAEECSSLSREITVVKGQPAVSFRNTVDKIAVTAKEGVHFGFGFDIPQPRIRADIPWGAMELEKDQLPVANRNWIAVQRWLNISNKNKNITWCSLNAPVFESGDMTANILGGAFGSPKWLRKLEPSATLYSWALNNHWHTNFPLSQQGKIEFKYSVLPAKGVYDAVKSNRFGLEQFQPLIAVPVDKEYECPQNLVISGDDAVMITMVKTINKGVSRIIRLRSVSDKESQVKLTWKKDQPKRVSLCTFNEEPGTSEIHKGNVTIPARGFVTVRADWQPQAETRQQKE, encoded by the coding sequence ATGAAAAACTTTATCCTGCCTTTCTTCATGGCCGTTTCCGTTTTTTGTGTTTCGGCGGCGGAAGAAGCTCCGGAAGAATCCCTTGAGTGTAAAATAACCAATTTTTACAAATACCGGGACGACCACAAGCCCGGACGTGAGATACTCGTCACATACAAGGGGAAAACGCCTTTGCAAAACGGCAGTCTGGAAATATCGGTCAACGGCAAGCAGGAAAGCCTCCCCGTGAAAAACAACGGAGAGGCCGCCCTCTCCGTCCTGCTGCCCGAAAATGTCGGCTTATCGGAGGACGCCCGGGTAAAAATTGATCTGATCCGGGAAAACAACCGGACTCTATCCAAAGAGATAGTCGTTCCCAAATTGCGCTACTGGAACGTTTACATCTATCCTCATTCCCATGTGGACATCGGGTACACGAATACCCAGGACAATGTGGAAATCATTCACAAAAGAAATCTGGAATACGCCATGCAACTGGCGGAAAAAACCAAAGACTATCCGGACGGCGCCCGGTTTGTCTGGAACCCGGAAGTCACCTGGCCCATCGAGAGATACCTGGCAACGGAACCCCGGGAAAAAGGGGAAAAACTGCTTCAGGCCATTGCCCGGGGACAAATCTCCGTCGATGCCGGATATGTCAACACCAATACCAGCGCAGCCAATGAAGAGGAATTGCTTGAGCTCTTCCGATATGGAAAAACGCTGGAAAAGCAAACCGGGAAGAAAGTGGAGACCATGGTTCAGGTCGACATCCCGGGAGTCTCGTGGGGAGTGGTGCCCGCCGCCGCTCACATGGGGATAAAATATTGCCTGGCGCTGTTCAACGGCTCGGACAGAACCGGCCTCGCTCACGAAATAAACTTCCATCCCTTCTGGTGGGAGAGCGCCGACGGCAAATCAAAAATCCTGTTTCTGCAGCCGGGAGACTATACGCCGGGAGCTAAAATAAAAGGACACATGTTCTGGCCCAAAATGGCCGGTCAGACCGATCCCGAAAAACTGTTGAGATTCGTACAGACCGACAATCCCCGAGCAAACTTCATTGATTCCTACCTGGACAAGAAACTTCCCGAACTGGAAAAAACGGACACCTACCCGTATGATATTTTTCCCATGACCTGGTGCATTGCGGACAATACACCCGTTGACTTCGATCTGCCGGAAGCCGTAAAAAGCTGGAATGCGGAATATGCCTATCCCAAGCTCCGCATTTGCACGGGAACGGACATCATGCAAGCTTTTGCGAAAAAGTATGGCGACCGCATTCCCGTCATGAAAGGAGACTTCACCGAGTACTGGACGGATGGACTCGGCTCCCACGCGGCCTACCCGGGACGCAATAGGGAAGTGAAGGAACGCCTGCTGCAAGGAGAAACCCTGTGGAGCATGTTGAATCCGGGAAAACCCGTTTCCCGCAAAACAGTGGAAGAGATATGGAGGAATATAATCCTGGGAACAGAACACACCTGGGCCTATATGAGACCGGAGCAGCAGCCTATCTGCGACGAAATCCTGAACAAAAAACTCGATTATTTCAGAAACGCGGAGAAATTATGCACACTTTGGCTGGATTCCATTGTCAGCGGCATACGCCGTCCGTCGGACACCATTTGCGTATTCAACACCCTCTCCTGGAAACGGAGCGGTCTTGTAAAACTCTCTCCCGAGGTTTGCGGAGGCCATACATCGGTTGTAAATGAGGAAACGGGAGAACAAGTGCTTTGCCAAAAACTTTCAAGTGGAGAGCTGGCCTTCCTGGCAGAAAATATTCCGCCGCTGGGCGCCAAAAAATTCCGGCTGGAAAACCAACAGGAACAAACGGTTCCTCCGGTGAAGAATGCCGCCCCCGTTCTTGACAACGGATCCGTCGTCGTCAAATTGAACCCGGCAACGGGAGATGTGGACAGCCTTGTCCATGAAGGACAAGAATTTGCAGACAAACAAGCCAAAACGGCCATCAACAGCTTCCGTTATCTCAAGGGCGCGGATTCCTCCGACAAGGCGATCAAGGATCACCACATTAAGATAACGGCCAGGGAGCAGGGCCCCCTCATCAATACCCTTCTCATAGAATCCCAGGCGGAGGAATGCAGCTCGCTATCCAGGGAAATCACTGTGGTAAAGGGACAGCCTGCCGTCTCCTTCCGCAATACCGTAGATAAAATAGCCGTAACCGCCAAGGAAGGCGTTCACTTTGGTTTCGGTTTCGATATTCCCCAGCCGAGAATCAGGGCGGACATTCCATGGGGGGCCATGGAATTGGAAAAAGACCAGCTTCCCGTCGCCAACAGAAACTGGATCGCCGTCCAGCGCTGGCTGAACATCTCCAACAAAAACAAAAACATAACGTGGTGCTCCCTGAATGCGCCGGTTTTCGAATCGGGAGACATGACCGCTAACATCCTGGGGGGAGCCTTTGGTTCTCCTAAATGGCTGAGAAAACTGGAACCGTCCGCCACCCTTTATTCCTGGGCGCTCAACAATCACTGGCACACTAACTTCCCCCTGTCACAGCAAGGAAAGATCGAATTCAAATACAGCGTCCTCCCGGCAAAAGGCGTCTATGACGCGGTAAAATCCAATAGATTCGGCCTCGAACAATTCCAGCCTCTTATTGCCGTTCCGGTCGATAAAGAATATGAATGTCCCCAAAATCTGGTGATCTCGGGAGATGACGCCGTCATGATCACAATGGTAAAGACCATAAACAAGGGAGTCTCCCGGATTATCCGCCTGCGCTCCGTTTCGGACAAGGAGAGCCAGGTCAAACTGACCTGGAAAAAGGATCAGCCCAAACGTGTTTCTCTTTGCACGTTCAACGAAGAACCGGGGACGTCCGAAATCCACAAAGGAAATGTGACCATTCCCGCCCGGGGATTCGTTACGGTCAGAGCAGATTGGCAACCCCAAGCAGAAACCCGGCAGCAGAAAGAATAA
- a CDS encoding right-handed parallel beta-helix repeat-containing protein has translation MKSLFSILIGLHLSFLSPGTEYHVSPNGNDNHAGSPEAPLKTISAAAQKAVPGDVVTVHQGTYRERVSPPRGGESADKPIVYQASPGEKVEIKGSEIIKGWKKVNETTWNVQIPNEFFGNFNPYSDNIHGDWLSRGQWCHSGDVYLNNKNLLESQELDAVLNNKGGKALWFCKVEGGTTTIWANFNSNPNEETVEINTRQSVFYPEKPFINYIHVRGFDMSHAATPWAPPTAEQIGLIGTHWSKGWVIENNTISHSKCVGLTLGKYGDEWDNKSESEEGFVQTIERALKNKWDKEHIGSHIVRNNTISWCGQAGIAGSLGAIFSRIENNTIFETGLHQPFWGYEHAGIKLHAPVDVVIGKNHIYRTKTGIWLDWMSQGTRVTKNFLHDNNVGDLSYEVNHGPILTDNNILLTEALNQIKLSRGAVFVNNLMAGKLYPTGDEDQRKTPYMFPHDTKIAGRHSCPCGNSAFYGNIFTTMDLTPYNACKMPVTMERNLFLLQSIPSKFEKNSCVKSGFDPGIKVIQKKDGWYLKINVPEGCQQMGTDKALSSADLGKAVVPNQSFDQADGTPIVFDTDYPGNKRNFPGLCPGPVDFTRSGIQEVKVYPLKD, from the coding sequence ATGAAAAGTCTCTTTTCAATCCTTATTGGCCTTCATCTCTCCTTCCTCTCTCCGGGGACAGAATACCACGTATCGCCGAATGGAAACGACAACCATGCAGGTTCGCCGGAAGCTCCCTTGAAAACCATTTCCGCAGCTGCCCAGAAAGCAGTTCCGGGAGATGTTGTTACGGTTCATCAAGGAACATACCGGGAACGCGTATCGCCGCCCCGGGGGGGAGAATCTGCGGACAAGCCTATTGTTTACCAGGCAAGTCCGGGAGAAAAAGTAGAGATCAAGGGCTCGGAAATCATCAAGGGATGGAAAAAAGTAAATGAAACTACCTGGAACGTCCAGATTCCCAACGAATTTTTTGGCAATTTCAATCCCTACTCCGACAACATCCATGGCGACTGGCTCAGCAGAGGCCAGTGGTGCCACAGCGGAGACGTTTACCTGAACAACAAAAACCTGCTTGAGTCACAGGAGCTGGACGCCGTCCTGAACAACAAGGGCGGCAAGGCGCTCTGGTTCTGCAAAGTGGAAGGCGGCACCACCACAATATGGGCCAACTTCAACAGCAATCCCAATGAGGAAACAGTAGAAATCAATACCCGCCAATCCGTCTTCTATCCGGAAAAGCCGTTCATCAACTACATTCACGTTCGCGGGTTTGATATGAGCCATGCCGCCACGCCCTGGGCCCCCCCCACAGCGGAACAAATCGGCTTGATAGGCACCCATTGGAGCAAGGGCTGGGTCATTGAAAACAACACCATCAGCCACTCCAAATGCGTCGGGCTCACCCTGGGCAAATATGGAGACGAATGGGACAACAAATCCGAATCGGAAGAGGGATTCGTCCAGACCATTGAACGCGCGTTGAAAAACAAGTGGGACAAGGAGCACATCGGCAGCCACATTGTCAGGAACAACACCATCTCCTGGTGCGGTCAGGCGGGAATAGCCGGAAGTCTCGGGGCCATTTTCAGCAGGATCGAGAATAATACCATTTTTGAAACGGGGCTCCACCAGCCCTTCTGGGGATATGAACATGCCGGAATCAAACTGCACGCTCCGGTGGACGTCGTGATCGGCAAGAACCATATCTATCGTACGAAAACGGGAATATGGCTCGACTGGATGTCGCAGGGAACCCGCGTTACGAAAAATTTCCTTCATGACAATAATGTGGGCGACCTGTCGTATGAGGTTAACCATGGCCCGATTTTGACAGACAACAACATCCTGCTGACGGAGGCACTGAATCAAATCAAGCTCTCGCGCGGCGCGGTTTTCGTGAACAATCTGATGGCCGGCAAACTGTATCCCACGGGAGACGAGGATCAGCGAAAAACACCCTACATGTTCCCTCACGATACCAAAATAGCGGGACGGCACAGTTGTCCATGCGGCAACTCGGCTTTCTACGGCAATATTTTCACGACCATGGATCTCACCCCCTACAACGCCTGCAAAATGCCGGTAACCATGGAAAGAAACCTGTTCCTCCTGCAGTCCATCCCCTCCAAATTCGAAAAAAATTCCTGTGTCAAATCCGGGTTCGACCCCGGTATCAAGGTCATTCAGAAAAAGGACGGCTGGTATCTGAAAATCAATGTTCCCGAGGGATGTCAGCAGATGGGAACCGACAAGGCGCTGAGCAGTGCGGATTTGGGCAAAGCTGTCGTTCCCAACCAGAGTTTTGATCAGGCAGACGGCACCCCTATCGTTTTTGATACGGACTATCCTGGAAACAAGAGAAACTTCCCCGGCCTCTGTCCCGGCCCTGTCGATTTCACCAGATCCGGCATTCAGGAAGTCAAAGTATACCCCTTGAAAGACTAA
- a CDS encoding sialidase family protein, protein MMKSIVRSVAGIICAVALPVFTQEAVQEVFPCDRAVNVFSAGHGNSYASIRIPALISMGPGQLIAFAEGRYKNTDQGQNDIIMSRSKDGGKTWSRPRAIAKSHGATFNNPSPVYDAKSKTITVVFQRYPEGVSERQGNIPDGWDDSRCIRNFMIQSRNGGTSWSKPVEITQTTKRPAGVDIMAFGPNAGVQLKNAPHRGRLLIPANEGPFGKWVISCIYSDDGGKNWKLGNPTTNQQGMVNETSIAETDNGGVVMVARHWGGGNCRRIVWSEDGGETWGKVQDAPDLFCDSTQNSLMTYSLSDQTAYGNKSRLIFTAPGAGRRVKGTIAMSYDNGKTWPVSKLLGKGGFAYSSTAMVAPGVVGVLYEENANNIKNLKFVPVTIDWLTDGKDTGLPAGQKPPVFP, encoded by the coding sequence ATGATGAAATCTATTGTCAGATCGGTTGCCGGTATCATATGCGCTGTGGCATTGCCCGTTTTTACTCAAGAGGCGGTTCAGGAGGTTTTCCCCTGTGACAGGGCGGTCAATGTTTTTAGTGCAGGTCATGGCAATTCCTACGCCTCGATCCGTATTCCTGCCCTGATCAGTATGGGACCGGGGCAATTGATTGCCTTTGCTGAGGGGAGGTACAAAAATACGGACCAAGGTCAGAACGATATCATTATGAGCCGCAGCAAGGACGGAGGTAAAACATGGAGCCGTCCGCGGGCGATTGCCAAATCACATGGTGCGACTTTTAATAATCCCAGCCCAGTGTATGATGCAAAGAGTAAGACAATCACAGTGGTTTTCCAGCGGTATCCGGAAGGAGTGTCGGAGCGTCAAGGAAATATCCCCGATGGGTGGGATGATTCGCGGTGTATTCGCAATTTCATGATTCAGAGCCGTAATGGTGGGACTTCCTGGAGCAAGCCTGTAGAGATAACTCAGACTACTAAGCGGCCTGCCGGAGTGGATATTATGGCTTTCGGCCCTAATGCGGGTGTGCAATTGAAGAATGCTCCTCATCGTGGACGGCTACTGATACCGGCGAATGAAGGCCCTTTCGGGAAGTGGGTGATTTCTTGCATTTACAGCGATGACGGAGGCAAGAACTGGAAACTTGGCAACCCGACGACGAATCAGCAGGGAATGGTGAATGAGACTTCTATTGCCGAAACAGATAACGGTGGCGTTGTCATGGTAGCTCGCCATTGGGGTGGCGGCAATTGCCGTCGTATCGTCTGGTCGGAAGACGGAGGTGAGACATGGGGCAAGGTACAGGATGCTCCGGATTTATTTTGTGACAGTACACAGAATTCCCTGATGACGTATTCTCTGTCGGACCAGACGGCCTATGGGAATAAAAGTCGCTTGATTTTTACCGCTCCCGGTGCTGGACGCCGCGTCAAAGGTACGATTGCCATGAGCTACGACAACGGTAAAACATGGCCTGTAAGCAAATTGCTTGGCAAGGGCGGTTTTGCCTATTCCAGTACGGCGATGGTGGCTCCCGGCGTGGTGGGGGTGCTCTATGAGGAAAATGCGAATAACATCAAAAATCTGAAATTCGTGCCCGTTACGATCGATTGGCTGACGGATGGGAAGGATACCGGCCTGCCTGCCGGGCAGAAACCTCCTGTCTTTCCCTAA